One Pseudoalteromonas sp. UG3-2 DNA window includes the following coding sequences:
- a CDS encoding murein hydrolase activator EnvC family protein, which produces MLIRALLTATSMLLVTTFVVASESRTQQDLSEVQQQLKSSQRAYNKQRSAIKAAEKKLQAFELDIAKSAKAVSMTEQGIATNQKEQRRLEAQEQQLQQDQAKYQQVLAAQLKSAYMTGGHDYARMLLNQEPAAKLERTISYYDYLNKARIKQLEKLQAISQELKQTQTELSRNQERLEALKQHQQERLAELQAAKQSRQAQLAKLNDQLQQTQSEIAYLKENEQTLLDTLAELAKAQQQAEIRLDGLARLKGKLQLPIKGQIKHRFGQRKHAGMNWKGVLIRAPEGKEVNSIAPGQVVYADWLNGFGWVIVLDHGHGFMSLYGHAQTLLRDVGDEVRGGEPIALVGQSGGQQNSGLYFEIRHKGSAVDPIKWCRSS; this is translated from the coding sequence ATGCTTATTAGGGCGCTCCTTACCGCAACTTCCATGTTACTGGTAACCACTTTTGTGGTTGCCAGTGAGTCTCGCACCCAGCAAGACTTAAGTGAAGTACAGCAACAGCTGAAAAGCAGTCAACGTGCTTACAATAAGCAAAGAAGCGCAATCAAAGCGGCAGAAAAAAAGCTACAGGCATTTGAATTAGACATAGCCAAAAGTGCCAAAGCCGTCTCCATGACCGAACAAGGTATTGCTACTAACCAAAAAGAGCAACGACGCCTAGAAGCACAAGAGCAGCAATTACAACAAGACCAGGCAAAGTATCAGCAAGTTCTGGCGGCACAATTAAAAAGCGCCTACATGACCGGCGGCCACGATTATGCCAGAATGCTGCTCAACCAAGAGCCCGCTGCTAAGCTTGAGCGCACCATAAGCTACTATGACTACCTCAACAAAGCCCGCATAAAGCAACTTGAAAAACTCCAGGCCATTAGTCAGGAGCTGAAGCAAACTCAAACCGAATTAAGTCGCAACCAAGAGCGCCTTGAAGCGTTAAAGCAACACCAACAAGAACGCCTTGCTGAGCTGCAAGCTGCGAAGCAGTCACGTCAAGCGCAACTGGCCAAACTCAACGACCAGCTGCAGCAAACGCAATCTGAAATTGCTTATTTAAAAGAGAATGAGCAAACCTTATTAGATACTTTAGCGGAGCTGGCGAAAGCGCAGCAGCAAGCTGAGATTCGACTCGATGGCTTAGCGCGGTTAAAAGGCAAGCTCCAGTTACCCATCAAAGGGCAAATAAAACATCGCTTTGGCCAGCGCAAGCACGCCGGCATGAATTGGAAAGGCGTACTGATCAGAGCGCCTGAAGGCAAAGAAGTTAATAGTATCGCCCCTGGCCAAGTAGTCTATGCCGATTGGTTAAATGGCTTTGGCTGGGTCATTGTATTAGACCATGGCCATGGCTTTATGAGCCTATATGGCCACGCCCAAACCTTATTACGCGACGTTGGCGATGAGGTAAGAGGCGGCGAGCCCATCGCGTTGGTAGGACAAAGCGGCGGACAACAAAATTCTGGTCTATACTTTGAAATACGGCATAAGGGAAGCGCTGTCGATCCGATTAAATGGTGCAGATCCAGTTAA